TGGCATTTAGAGCAAGTTAGCCAAGGCGACTTCGAACGCGGCGAGAAAACTGATCTACCAGCAAATTGAGTAACGCTGAAATAAAAACCAACAAAAATGCACGATCAAGTCGAAATTCTTCGAACGCCGAATCAATATAAAAACCTAGCGTAGGAATGCCGATAACGCCTAATACCGCTGTTTCCCGCATAATCACTTCCCATCGATAAAATAGGAAAGCCAGAAAACTACCGTAAAGCCTTGGCAATACCTCATAAAAATACAGGTAACCACCTCGAGAAGCATCGTCTCTTAAATGTAAACCTTCACTGTAACGCGCCACCATATAGGCAATAACCGCACCATTATGAATCGCTAGCGCTAATAAACCGGGAAGTAAAGAAGGTCCAAAAACAATTAGCAATACAAACGCAAGCAAAAACTCCGGCAAACTGCGCACTATTAATAGTAACAAGCGACTTAACCAGAGTTTTTTACCGCTGTTTAGATTGTCCGCTACCAACGGAAAAGCTATCAGGCCAATCGAACCACTGAACACCATCGCTAGAAAGCCGACTTGCAGATTGTTCAGAACACCGTCGCTAATTTGCGGCAACAATGAAATCAACCAGTCGAGCAATGCTTGCGGCCAGCCATCTACCCAGCCATTTTTTAACGGTGCCGGCACGATGTCTTGTGAAACAAAGCGCCATAAAAAGCGCAACTGAAAATGATGTTCCCAGGAAATGGTAAAGCTACTGACCACCACCGCAAGCAACCAACTCCAGCCGCGCAGCCACCAGCGCAAGCTACCTGCCAATAAAACAAACAGGTAAAGCACCGCAGCAGCTGTCGAATAATCGCCATGACTCAGTGCTGTTTCCAAATGAAAGCCCAACGTTGGCAGCCCGATAAAACCGAGTATTGCACTGGCTCGCAGGGCACATTCAGTGCGATACAGTATGTAGCTCTTCATTTGCTGACAAACTAATGGCACCTTGGCATATAACTGCGCCGCCAGACCATGGGAGCTTGCCAGTGCATTTAATGGTTGATTCGACGCATGCTCAATTTGTTCGGCAAACACCTTGGCGAAAGTACAGCTATAAGGAATAGCGATTGCCAGCAAACCGGCAGGAGATGACAACCCAAAAATCTGAATTAGGATAAGCCCCCAAAACAACTCATGAACTGAACGAGTTAGGGCGCAAATCGTGCGAAGCAGTGCTGACTGCGGATAATAAAGCGCCAGCAAAAAGCCCAACAACAAGCCACCAGCAACACCCAATATGGCAAATGCCAAGGTGGTAAGAATAGAAAAACCTAGCTGATCAATCTGGCTAAAATCTGGTGTAACGACACCAATTAGCATTCGTTGCAGTTCAAACCAAGGGTCAGAGTGAATCACGGTCAAATCAGAAACAAAAACCAATGCCACAGCAAGCGCCAGCAAAAGCAGCGATAACTTTTTGTAATTTGCCGCGGTGGTTATTCCATTCGATAAACTAAAAGATTTTGGCAACTTTATATTGCTAGATGAAAACGGGCCTTTAGCGCCGGGCATAAACCGCATCCAGATCGGCTCGTGTTAGCTGTGAAGCAGGAGCGTCTAAAACAATCTGCTGTTGACCCAGTGCAATCACTCGATCAAAGCACGCTAATGCCAAATCTCGATCATGCAATGCAACCACACTGGTTTGATGGCGCTGATTTATCAGTTGCAGCATTTTTTTACCCTGCACTGGATCAAGTGCAGAAACCGGCTCATCACCCAAAAAAACCGCTGCTTGACGAAACAGCGCACGCGCTAAAGCTACTCGCTGCTGCTGTCCGCCTGAGAGACGATCAATTGAAATCATCAGTTTTTCCGACAATCCCAACTCGACTAATAACTGCTCAATTATTTGCTTTTCACTGGCCA
This sequence is a window from Pelagibaculum spongiae. Protein-coding genes within it:
- a CDS encoding PhnE/PtxC family ABC transporter permease — protein: MPGAKGPFSSSNIKLPKSFSLSNGITTAANYKKLSLLLLALAVALVFVSDLTVIHSDPWFELQRMLIGVVTPDFSQIDQLGFSILTTLAFAILGVAGGLLLGFLLALYYPQSALLRTICALTRSVHELFWGLILIQIFGLSSPAGLLAIAIPYSCTFAKVFAEQIEHASNQPLNALASSHGLAAQLYAKVPLVCQQMKSYILYRTECALRASAILGFIGLPTLGFHLETALSHGDYSTAAAVLYLFVLLAGSLRWWLRGWSWLLAVVVSSFTISWEHHFQLRFLWRFVSQDIVPAPLKNGWVDGWPQALLDWLISLLPQISDGVLNNLQVGFLAMVFSGSIGLIAFPLVADNLNSGKKLWLSRLLLLIVRSLPEFLLAFVLLIVFGPSLLPGLLALAIHNGAVIAYMVARYSEGLHLRDDASRGGYLYFYEVLPRLYGSFLAFLFYRWEVIMRETAVLGVIGIPTLGFYIDSAFEEFRLDRAFLLVFISALLNLLVDQFSRRVRSRLG
- a CDS encoding ATP-binding cassette domain-containing protein; amino-acid sequence: MFQLQSVSIHYDDLSVLTDISFEIRPGEKVALVGESGCGKSSLLNYLRQQLAAEQLAWCPQHHGLVPPLSAFHNIFMGRLEQYSLFQAVRNLIVPLASEKQIIEQLLVELGLSEKLMISIDRLSGGQQQRVALARALFRQAAVFLGDEPVSALDPVQGKKMLQLINQRHQTSVVALHDRDLALACFDRVIALGQQQIVLDAPASQLTRADLDAVYARR